A DNA window from Aspergillus nidulans FGSC A4 chromosome V contains the following coding sequences:
- a CDS encoding uncharacterized protein (transcript_id=CADANIAT00003777): MSTEVIDPYGDIIVACSNVNFLVSSNALSLASPVFYSMFRPGIKEGLAVRGIPGSLDVPVIPFPDDDSDTFLLFCNLAHHKLPALPETLNATLLKDLAVFIVKYACRPAIIDRGWLWITKDELSAELSPEDCWNALLFAYAMDLPDRFSYFSGKLLSSRRQSFSNWDYALANLEFIPHHVLEQLDIKQALLHFNVETALMEIVSVAQTKSSKECRKLKMFLGSYSQILWKAGILPGMLELRRKTLPQIMQCALGLPAISYNPGSGECDGYYNECYCSHANELDIKQHLLKELMKCAEDEQAGICLLCVKREPCDKHPRLHKEDGNLGNEEKEVSGPAI, translated from the exons ATGTCGACTGAGGTTATCGACCCCTATGGAGATATTATTGTCGCTTGTTCAAACGTCAACttcctcgtctcctccaaTGCACTGTCGCTGGCTTCACCAGTCTTCTATAGCATGTTCAGGCCTGGCATCAAAGAAGGACTTGCAGTTAGAGGAATCCCGGGCAGCTTGGACGTCCCGGTTATCCCATTCCCGGACGATGACTCCGAtacctttctccttttctgcaATCTAGCGCACCACAAGTTACCGGCTCTACCAGAGACTTTGAATGCGACCTTGTTGAAGGACCTGGCGGTTTTCATTGTCAAATATGCATGCCGTCCGGCTATCATCGACCGCGGTTGGCTCTGGATAACCAAGGATGAACTGTCCGCCGAGCTGTCGCCGGAAGACTGCTGGAATGCTCTGCTATTTGCATATGCAATGGACCTTCCAGACAGGTTTTCTTATTTTTCCGGCAAGTTGCTGTCGTCACGGCGACAGAGTTTCAGCAACTGGGATTATGCCCTTGCGAACTTGGAATTTATCCCGCATCATGTTCTAG AACAATTGGATATCAAGCAGGCTCTGCTACATTTCAATGTTGAGACCGCTCTCATGGAGATCGTGTCCGTAGCCCAGACCAAGTCTTCCAAGGAGTGTCggaagttgaagatgttTCTCGGGTCCTATTCTCAAATTTTGTGGAAAGCTGGCATTCTACCTGGCATGCTTGAACTTCGTCGAAAGACCCTCCCTCAAATCATGCAATGCGCTCTGGGTCTTCCAGCCATCAGTTATAACCCTGGTTCGGGCGAATGCGATGGCTACTACAACGAGTGTTATTGTTCCCACGCTAATGAGCTCGATATCAAACAACACCTGCTGAAAGAATTGATGAAATGCGCTGAGGATGAACAAGCCGGAATATGCTTGTTGTGTGTCAAGCGTGAACCTTGCGATAAGCACCCAAGACTCCATAAGGAAGACGGAAACCTGGGCaatgaagagaaagaagtcaGTGGTCCTGCGATTTGA
- a CDS encoding uncharacterized protein (transcript_id=CADANIAT00003774), protein MSFPVLCINPFQGYFPQEPESYGNELGELPPPVLIWGNLRLECGEPCLPLQISSLGSAFGMDSRAEVGETLVPSWGFRLNDIGMPISRRDVDIGVDTESSTPG, encoded by the exons ATGTCCTTCCCAGTTCTCTGCATAAACCCTTTCCAAGGATATTTCCCCCAGGAGCCTGAGTCGTACGGGAACGAACTGGGCGAGCTACCGCCCCCAGTCCTGATCTGGGGTAACCTCCGACTAGAATGTGGAGAACCCTGTCTGCCGCTGCAGATTTCCTCACTCGGTTCCGCTTTCGGCATGGATTCGCGCGCGGAGGTTGGGGAGACGCTCGTGCCATCGTGGGGCTTTCGGCTTAATGATATTGGCATGCCCATCAG CCGGCGGGATGTGGACATTGGCGTTGACACTGAGTCCAGCACGCCTGGTTGA
- a CDS encoding uncharacterized protein (transcript_id=CADANIAT00003775), with product MLVPSLFGLSVLAAITSALPGGVSPRSSPSPTVTVRNGTYIGKHNAHYKQDLFLGIPYAQQPVGNLRFAIPHSLNETWSEPRDAKEYSDICVGYGTDSIWYPQSEACLTLNVIRDSSVDETSSLPVGVWIHGGGFYQGSGADQRYNTSAIVANAQRIGKPFIAVTINYRLSTWGFLNSAEIREAGATNLGLRDQRLALHWIQENIASFGGDPKKVTIWGESAGGMSVGNQLIAYGGRDDGLFRAGIMESGGSIAASPGNTTAYQSQYDDIVAKAGCATASDTLQCLREVPFESLNAIFNTTTGDPAYSFGPTVDGDFLREWGSVQLDKGEFVKVPIISGTNTDEGASFGPTGINTTQQFYNYLTGGASGYRYPPAIAKEILDLYPDDPSKGIPEFLGNQRIPSKGWQWRRTSAYAGDYSMHANRRRQTEVWAEHGIPAYAYRFNMRSGNADWIGGAQHFEEVAFVFKNFEGLGYHYGLPFEGMPERYKELSTLMASMWASFIVDLDPNSGVESEVYWETYGVNEPVDIVFDANVTGLGYMEDDTWRKEGIDFLNSISRVLWR from the exons ATGCTGGTCCCCTCACTATTCGGACTCTCAGTCCTCGCCGCCATCACATCTGCCCTCCCAGGGGGTGTGAGCCCCAGATCTTCGCCATCCCCGACAGTTACTGTTAGGAACGGGACATACATCGGAAAGCACAATGCCCATTATAAGCAAGACCTATTCTTGGGCATTCCCTACGCCCAACAGCCCGTCGGCAATCTGCGCTTTGCCATTCCACACTCTCTGAATGAGACTTGGTCTGAGCCGAGAGATGCAAAGGAATATTCCGATATCTGCGTTGGATACGGG ACCGACTCAATCTGGTACCCGCAATCGGAAGCATGTCTGACCTTGAATGTCATTCGCGACTCATCAGTCGACGAAACCTCCTCTCTCCCAGTAGGCGTCTGGATCCATGGCGGTGGCTTCTATCAGGGCTCCGGAGCAGACCAGCGGTATAACACGTCTGCTATCGTTGCGAATGCGCAGAGAATCG GCAAACCCTTTATCGCAGTGACAATTAACTACCGCCTCTCAACCTGGGGATTCCTCAACTCAGCCGAGATCAGGGAAGCCGGCGCCACGAATCTGGGTCTGCGCGACCAACGTCTCGCCCTGCACTGGATCCAAGAGAACATAGCCTCCTTCGGCGGTGACCCGAAGAAGGTCACAATCTGGGGTGAGTCCGCTGGAGGAATGTCAGTGGGCAACCAGCTCATCGCCTACGGCGGCCGAGACGACGGCCTCTTCCGAGCTGGAATTATGGAGTCCGGCGGCTCGATCGCCGCTAGCCCCGGGAATACAACGGCCTACCAGTCACAGTATGATGACATTGTTGCCAAGGCTGGATGTGCTACTGCCAGTGATACGCTGCAGTGTCTCCGCGAAGTCCCCTTTGAGTCCTTGAACGCTATCTTCAACACCACGACGGGAGATCCAGCGTATTCCTTCGGGCCTACAGTTGATGGAGACTTTCTACGCGAGTGGGGGAGTGTCCAGCTCGACAAGGGCGAGTTCGTCAAGGTTCCCATCATTTCGGGAACCAACACCGACGAGGGCGCGTCGTTTGGTCCCACGGGAATCAATACTACACAGCAGTTCTATAACTACCTTACAG GCGGCGCATCTGGCTACCGATACCCCCCGGCAATCGCGAAAGAAATCCTAGACCTCTACCCCGACGACCCTTCAAAAGGTATCCCCGAGTTTCTCGGCAATCAGCGCATTCCCTCAAAGGGCTGGCAGTGGCGCCGCACGTCCGCCTACGCAGGCGACTACAGCATGCACGCAAATCGCCGGCGGCAGACCGAAGTCTGGGCTGAGCACGGCATCCCTGCATACGCGTACCGCTTTAACATGCGCAGCGGTAATGCGGACTGGATTGGTGGTGCGCAGCATTTCGAGGAAGTGGCTTTTGTGTTTAAGAATTTTGAGGGACTGGGCTATCACTACGGTCTGCCCTTCGAGGGGATGCCCGAGAGGTATAAGGAGCTTAGTACGCTGATGGCAAGCATGTGGGCCAGTTTTATTGTGGATCTGGATCCAAACTCAGGCGTTGAAAGCGAGGTGTACTGGGAGACGTATGGAGTGAACGAGCCGGTGGATATTGTCTTTGACGCGAATGTCACGGGACTTGGGTATATGGAGGATGATAcatggaggaaggaggggattGACTTTTTGAACTCGATCTCGAGAGTTCTGTGGCGGTAG
- a CDS encoding uncharacterized protein (transcript_id=CADANIAT00003779) produces MSSVENILVLGAGELGTEILLSLAQHPALSTRTHISVLLRPSSIASPGPAKAAELERLKANNITLVPADISTSSQSTLSSLFSAYDTIISATGFSAGRGTQLKLARAVLDARVPRYIPWQFGVDYDIIGRGSAQDLFDEQLARAFGVVDTEKGVVTALGSWENRVTVTGPADIGRVTAEIALEESFGDPDNIVYVAGDTVSYGRLADIVESVMRRAFERRVRTVDAAKRDLAQDPENGLLKYQIVFGEGRGVAWNAEETWNAHRGMRLQTAEEWARENLV; encoded by the exons ATGTCATCGGTTGAAAACATCCtcgttcttggagctggcgAATTAGGCACCGAGATCCTCCTCTCGCTTGCGCAACATCCTGCACTTTCTACCAGAACACACATTTccgttcttcttcgtccgtcGTCGATCGCCTCCCCAGGCCCTGCTAAAGCGGCGGAACTGGAAAGGCTGAAAGCCAACAACATTACCCTTGTCCCAGCCGACATCTCAACCTCGTCGCAGTCAACCCTATCATCACTCTTCAGCGCCTATGATACAATAATCTCAGCCACCGGCTTCTCCGCCGGCCGCGGGACACAGCTGAAACTGGCAAGAGCCGTCCTCGATGCGAGGGTGCCGCGATATATACCCTGGCAATTTGGAGTCGACTATGACATCATCGGCCGCGGGTCAGCGCAAGATCTATTCGATGAGCAGCTTGCT AGGGCTTTCGGGGTTGTGGATACGGAGAAGGGCGTCGTTACCGCATTAGGGAGCTGGGAGAATCGAGTTACTGTTACGGGCCCTGCGGATATTGGGCGCGTTACGGCGGAAATTGCTCTTGAGGAGTCATTTGGGGATCCGGATAACATTGTCTATGTTGCTGGGGATACGGTGTCGTATGGGCGGTTGGCCGATATTGTAGAGAGTGTTATGAGGAGGGCTTTCGAGAGGAGGGTCAGGACTGTAGATGCCGCAAAGAGGGACCTGGCCCAGGATCCCGAGAACGGGCTCTTAAAGTACCAGATCGTGTTTGGAGAGGGGAGGGGCGTTGCCTGGAACGCAGAGGAGACGTGGAATGCTCATCGGGGGATGCGTCTTCAGACGGCGGAAGAGTGGGCGCGAGAGAACTTGGTCTAA
- a CDS encoding uncharacterized protein (transcript_id=CADANIAT00003778): MAIIDTTKDLSALFTQQVRASPNALALEDDKTSYTYAELDKEVEELSRRLRSYGVSRDSLVGVLLPRSAHFVIACLAALRAGGAFLVLELAYPPDLLADVLEDATPAVVVTHRSETGKIKGSVPVISLDEPPVDANGHTVEPGPLPVDDDLDRLAFVSYSSGTTGKPKGIANPHRAPVLSYNLRFGVQDLQPGDRVACNVFFIWEILRPLIRGATVVAVPDDHSYDPAALVDLLASRHITETLMTPTLLATILSRHSDIGARLPELRTLWLNGEVVTTDLARRAIRALPNTRLLNCYSACETHEIACGDIKEIVSDESQYCPVGPLLDPKHAYIVNEQGEKVEEGVSGELCVGGPMLARGYINRPETTAKAFIPDPFSNSPGAVMYRTGDRARMLPSGLLEITGRVGAMIKLRGYSVVPGKVENDIVKHLAVRQCAVVAHGEGLERQLVAYIVADQEHSEERPTVEINSSGHSPGARRALTKFLAHYMIPALWVQVDELPTHEVSGKIDLKRLPPPPTEVLANGNGKKEDPIGIEDIAAIWAVALKVPKATLKPEDNFFDLGGHSLSIADLSSRLSRKFGFRIPIVRLAENSTLSGHLDTVRAIRDGHTAAVQADLPAVLRTDATLDEEIRSDAKICSLTDAKTVLLTGVTGFLGAFLLKDLVDSTSAHIICLVRFNEPEDDDQPGGVARIRRNLLDLGLWNDSIMERVEILPGNLSRSRFGLTPDAFQELAQRVDVIVHAAASVNLVYPYAALRAANVGGTREILRLASQGGATVQYVSTNGVLPPSGEKGWPEDTMLDMKDVPTKLLDGYGQTKWVAEQLVLEAGRRGLPVRVHRIGTVSGHSQSGAANAWDLLTALIVESIKLGKYPDVEGWRAEMTPVDFVSKAIIHLANQTAVEQTVFHIGDPDPVNTRSVFEDLKTLGYPTEPLSWDDWVALWTSQRGHVKGGDGGFTVDILRSGMPSIEFLRGIVVLDNSATRPIRREVERPKVDRFLLETYTRHWFARGWLKRPPIRQRQLSPIPKGPLSGKVAVVTGASSGIGAAVATALAREGAHVALGARRLDALESLKEKLSASGVKVVTCKTDVTDRKQVEGLVKAATEELGPVDILVACAGVMYFTMMANTQMDEWERTVDVNCKGILNSLASTVPGMLARGKGHVVAISSDAGRKVFPGLGVYSASKFFVEATLQALRLETAGQGLRVTAVQPGNTATDLLGMSTDAEAIKKYGEPSGAQILDPEDVANSIIYALRQPEHVAMNEILIEPRDEPI; the protein is encoded by the coding sequence ATGGCCATCATTGACACCACAAAAGACCTTTCGGCCCTTTTCACCCAGCAGGTCCGTGCGAGTCCCAACGCCCTCGCTCTGGAGGATGACAAAACCTCATACACCTATGCAGAGCTAGATAAAGAAGTTGAGGAACTGTCGCGGCGACTGCGCAGCTATGGCGTCAGTCGGGACAGTCTCGTTGGTGTGTTACTCCCCCGCAGTGCTCATTTCGTCATTGCCTGCTTGGCGGCGCTGCGGGCGGGGGGAGCGTTCCTCGTCTTGGAGCTGGCGTACCCCCCAGATCTGCTTGCCGACGTGCTCGAAGATGCCACTCCAGCAGTAGTGGTCACGCACCGGTCAGAGACCGGTAAGATTAAGGGCAGCGTCCCCGTCATCAGTCTCGACGAGCCCCCTGTCGACGCCAATGGCCATACTGTTGAGCCCGGCCCGTTACCGGTTGACGATGACTTGGACCGGCTGGCTTTCGTCTCGTACTCGTCCGGCACTACCGGTAAACCAAAAGGAATTGCAAACCCTCACCGAGCTCCTGTTCTCTCATATAACCTGCGTTTCGGCGTCCAGGATCTTCAACCGGGCGATCGCGTGGCTTGTaatgtcttcttcatctgggaAATCCTGCGTCCCTTGATCCGCGGTGCGACGGTGGTCGCCGTCCCAGATGACCACAGCTATGACCCGGCGGCACTtgtcgatcttcttgcctCGAGGCATATCACCGAAACACTCATGACCCCGACTCTCCTTGCCACTATCCTCTCTCGACACTCTGATATCGGAGCTCGATTACCGGAACTGCGTACGTTGTGGCTAAACGGCGAGGTCGTTACTACTGATCTAGCGCGACGGGCGATTAGGGCACTCCCTAACACCCGACTGCTCAATTGTTATAGCGCATGCGAAACCCATGAGATTGCGTGCGGTGATATCAAAGAAATCGTAAGCGACGAATCCCAGTACTGCCCAGTAGGTCCTCTGCTCGACCCCAAACACGCCTACATTGTCAACGAGCAGGGCGAGAAGGTAGAGGAGGGAGTTTCTGGTGAACTCTGCGTTGGCGGGCCCATGCTTGCAAGAGGGTATATCAACCGCCCAGAGACGACCGCCAAGGCATTTATTCCCGATCCGTTTTCAAATTCTCCAGGAGCTGTCATGTACCGCACTGGAGACCGGGCGCGTATGTTGCCGTCGGGTCTTCTTGAGATCACTGGTCGCGTTGGTGCAATGATCAAGCTGCGCGGATATTCCGTAGTCCCGGGCAAGGTCGAGAATGATATTGTCAAGCACCTCGCGGTCCGACAGTGTGCCGTCGTTGCACACGGGGAGGGCTTGGAAAGGCAGCTGGTGGCATACATTGTTGCCGACCAGGAACACTCTGAGGAGCGTCCAACCGTGGAGATTAACTCCTCCGGCCACAGCCCAGGTGCCCGAAGAGCCCTGACCAAATTCCTCGCTCACTATATGATTCCCGCCCTATGGGTGCAGGTTGATGAACTGCCTACCCACGAGGTGTCCGGAAAGATTGATCTCAAACGCCTTCCTCCGCCCCCGACCGAAGTCCTCGCCAACGGGAAcggaaagaaggaagatcCCATCGGCATTGAGGACATTGCAGCAATCTGGGCGGTCGCGCTCAAGGTTCCCAAAGCGACGCTTAAGCCTGAAGACAACTTCTTTGATCTCGGTGGTCACTCGCTTTCGATTGCGGACCTCTCTTCTAGGCTGTCGCGGAAATTCGGTTTCCGCATCCCCATCGTACGCCTGGCAGAAAATTCAACGCTGAGCGGTCATTTGGATACCGTGCGAGCGATCCGAGACGGCCAcactgctgctgtgcagGCAGATTTACCAGCAGTTCTTCGCACAGATGCCACACTTGACGAAGAAATTCGTTCAGACGCGAAGATATGCTCCCTCACAGACGCCAAGACAGTTCTGCTGACCGGTGTGACTGGCTTTCTCGGTGCATTCCTTCTCAAGGACCTCGTTGACAGCACATCTGCACACATCATCTGTCTCGTGAGATTCAACGAGCCTGAGGACGATGACCAGCCGGGTGGTGTTGCGCGAATTCGCCGCAacctccttgaccttggtcTTTGGAATGACTCCATAATGGAGCGTGTCGAGATCCTTCCAGGAAATCTTTCCCGTTCGAGGTTTGGCCTCACGCCCGACGCATTCCAGGAACTGGCGCAACGTGTCGACGTTATTGTCCATGCTGCGGCCTCAGTCAACCTGGTCTACCCGTACGCAGCCCTGCGCGCTGCGAACGTGGGTGGCACTCGCGAAATCCTCCGCCTGGCGAGCCAAGGCGGCGCGACCGTGCAGTATGTGTCGACCAACGGTGTCTTGCCCCCTTCTGGGGAGAAAGGGTGGCCGGAGGACACAATGTTGGACATGAAGGACGTGCCAACAAAGCTGCTGGATGGGTACGGACAAACTAAGTGGGTAGCAGAACAGCTTGTCCTTGAGGCCGGTCGTCGGGGTCTCCCTGTAAGGGTTCACCGCATCGGCACAGTCAGCGGTCACAGTCAGTCAGGTGCTGCAAATGCCTGGGATCTTCTCACTGCTTTGATCGTGGAGTCGATCAAATTGGGCAAATACCCTGATGTTGAGGGCTGGCGCGCGGAAATGACTCCAGTGGACTTTGTTAGCAAAGCTATTATCCACCTCGCGAATCAGACTGCAGTGGAACAGACTGTTTTCCATATCGGAGACCCTGATCCAGTGAACACCCGATCTGTCTTCGAGGACTTGAAGACACTCGGTTACCCCACTGAGCCGCTTTCCTGGGACGACTGGGTAGCGCTCTGGACGAGCCAGCGGGGTCACGTCAAAGGTGGCGATGGTGGCTTTACAGTTGATATCCTTCGCAGCGGTATGCCATCAATCGAGTTCCTTCGCGGCATCGTGGTCCTAGACAACTCTGCCACTCGTCCCATCCGTCGGGAAGTAGAGCGGCCAAAGGTAGACCGGTTCCTCCTTGAGACATACACCCGGCATTGGTTTGCCCGAGGATGGCTGAAAAGGCCGCCTattcggcagcggcagctcAGCCCTATCCCCAAGGGTCCTCTTAGCGGCAAAGTAGCAGTCGTTACTGGCGCTTCGTCTGGTATCGGAGCTGCGGTCGCGACGGCTCTGGCCAGAGAAGGCGCCCATGTCGCTCTCGGTGCCCGCCGTTTAGATGCATTGGAATCCCTGAAAGAGAAGCTCTCTGCTAGCGGCGTCAAGGTTGTCACTTGCAAGACCGATGTTACTGACAGGAAGCAGGTCGAGGGTCTCGTGAAGGCAGCAACCGAGGAGCTAGGTCCAGTGGACATCCTCGTGGCTTGCGCTGGCGTAATGTACTTTACAATGATGGCCAATACCCAAATGGACGAGTGGGAGCGGACAGTCGATGTGAACTGCAAGGGTATTCTCAACTCTCTTGCATCTACTGTACCCGGAATGCTGGCGCGCGGTAAGGGTCACGTTGTGGCGATTTCTTCAGACGCCGGTCGCAAGGTCTTTCCAGGACTGGGAGTATATTCGGCCAGTAAGTTCTTCGTTGAGGCAACCCTTCAGGCACTGCGTTTGGAGACGGCCGGTCAAGGCTTGCGGGTAACAGCCGTACAACCTGGAAACACAGCCACCGACCTCCTGGGCATGTCAACCGATGCAGAGGCCATCAAGAAGTACGGCGAGCCATCCGGGGCACAGATCTTGGACCCCGAGGATGTTGCCAACTCCATTATCTACGCTCTCCGCCAGCCTGAACATGTTGCCATGAACGAGATCCTGATTGAGCCGCGAGACGAGCCAATCTAG
- a CDS encoding SGNH/GDSL hydrolase family protein (transcript_id=CADANIAT00003776) codes for MLRIYLPLFLAISLVAATILENGQPRLDPYPGQAQLLENGVKEGWKTYDADAKEISYKGRWDEQHISWWSALSNECSLSSGDFATYEGLSSWAYLFAAGLGNVEYHLTAYPGICLHDQECWGNPRGQVYQWYRTTDTSARAMKIYGDEPPKWDFKSQQPADLVVINIGTNDNNPANNVPSEDYFNDYVKLIADIHGIWPHAQIVLMSLWGGFGASGDTYVQGPLFVDEIKRVYEVFQKLGNFVHYFDTTGILQHNDIAPQWHPTDVGHIKVAAHFMQWVKLKFGWEMAATGPMVHSGTLYWNDQANY; via the exons ATGCTTCGTATTTATCTACCTCTATTTCTAGCAATCTCCTTGGTCGCAGCGACGATCCTGGAGAATGGCCAGCCACGGCTAGATCCGTATCCCGGACAGGCCCAGCTTCTAGAAAACGGAGTCAAAGAGGGGTGGAAGACGTACGATGCAGACGCTAAGGAGATCTCTTATAAGGGGCGATGGGATGAACAGCATATCTCCT GGTGGTC GGCGTTGTCTAACGAGTGTAGCCTGAGCTCTGGAGACTTCGCAACGTACGAAGGCCTTTCGTCCTGGGCATACCTTTTTGCCGCCGGACTGGGGAATGTGGAATATCACCTTACG GCCTACCCAGGTATCTGCCTACATGATCAAGAATGCTGGGGCAACCCCAGGGGCCAG GTTTATCAATGGTACCGAACTACCGACACCTCTGCCCGGGCGATGAAAATCTACGGTGACGAGCCCCCTAAATGGGACTTCAAATCGCAGCAGCCGGCCGACCTGGTGGTCATCAACATCGGCACAAACGACAATAACCCAGCGAACAACGTTCCTAGCGAGGACTACTTTAATGATTACGTGAAGCTGATAGCTGATATTCACGGGATATGGCCGCATGCGCAGATCGTCCTCATG TCTCTATGGGGTGGTTTCGGTGCATCGGGAGATACGTACGTCCAGGGCCCGCTTTTTGTCGACGAGATCAAGAGGGTATATGAAGTGTTTCAAAAGCTAGGGAACTTCGTTCACTACTTCGACACCACGGGTATCCTGCAGCACAACGATATCGCGCCGCAGTGGCATCCGACTGACGTCGGACATATCAAGGTAGCAGCACACTTTATGCAATGGGTGAAGCTCAAGTTCGGATGGGAGATGGCAGCTACTGGGCCGATGGTCCACAGTGGGACACTCTATTGGAATGACCAGGCTAATTACTGA
- a CDS encoding uncharacterized protein (transcript_id=CADANIAT00003773) has product MYGAHSSGSSHDAGQPSFEHKEKPKTRHIYDVEGLDRSKLNAIFENPLAGVPRDELFEDVDRFCQNHGLMEYKELFRKGALISQNPAVAETLPELTEEEREALQRETTHKWSQPWMLYFMTTMCSMAAAVQGMDETANNGAVVIYPRLLGIESPRFSDMMQDYITGLVVGAPYLACAIIGCWLTEPMNRYFARRGTIFISCVIAAVASVWEGVANSWVNLFLARFVLGLGIGSKSSTVPVYAAECSPAPIRGALVMQWQMWTAFGIMLGNIMGVAFMGVEEDLSWRLMLGSTVVLPIIVCFQVYFCPESPRWLIEHNKIPKAFKSFRVLRNTDLQAARDLYYAYVGVQLEREINKGKNFFTMFLELFTVPRNRRATLASWIVMFLQQFCGVNVIAYYSTSIFLNSGYTVQEALLASMGTGILNWVFAIPAFLTIDTWGRRNLLLFTFPFLSIWLLWAGFSFWIESNIPTSRKRVAMVTTGMYLFEVFYSPGEGPVPFTYSAEAFPLHVREVGMSWATATTWCFNFILSFTWPMLERAFKPQGAFGWYAAWCLIGWWLVLLFVPETKGTSITITDLILTNEYILTHLELTLEELDRVFSVKTRRHARYQLRNAVWHFRTWVLRHKLEPMPKLYEEPDSPTTPSPPDVEVEPKVRSENVENVGA; this is encoded by the exons ATGTATGGGGCTCACTCTTCCGGTAGCAGCCACGATGCTGGTCAGCCCAGCTTCGAGCATAAAGAAAAGCCCAAAACCCGTCACATCTACGATGTCGAAGGACTGGACCGCAGCAAGCTGAATGCAATCTTTGAGAATCCACTCGCTGGTGTTCCTCGCGACGAGCTCTTTGAAGATGTCGACCGATTCTGCCAGAACCATGGCCTGATGGAGTACAAGGAGCTTTTCCGTAAAGGTGCACTTATCTCGCAAAATCCGGCAGTGGCTGAAACATTGCCCGAGTTGACTGAGGAGGAACGCGAGGCTTTACAGCGCGAGACAACTCACAAATGGTCACAGCCTTGGATGCTGTACTTCATGACGA CGATGTGCTCCATGGCCGCAGCCGTGCAGGGTATGGACGAGACCGCCAACAACGGTGCAGTCGTTATCTATCCTAGG CTACTCGGTATCGAATCTCCCCGATTCTCTGATATGATGCAAGACTATATCACCGGTCTCGTCGTCGGCGCCCCGTACCTAGCCTGCGCAATCATCGGCTGCTGGCTGACCGAGCCGATGAATCGATACTTTGCGCGACGAGGAacgatcttcatctcctgtGTTATCGCCGCCGTGGCCTCCGTCTGGGAAGGTGTAGCCAACTCCTGGGTCAACCTCTTCCTTGCCCGCTTtgttctcggcctcggcaTTGGTTCCAAGTCCTCAACAGTGCCGGTCTATGCGGCCGAGTGTTCACCGGCACCTATTCGCGGCGCGCTGGTCATGCAGTGGCAAAT GTGGACGGCATTCGGAATCATGTTGGGCAACATCATGGGCGTCGCATTCATGGGCGTGGAGGAAGACCTAAGCTGGCGGCTTATGCTCGGTAGCACCGTGGTTCTCCCAATCATCGTTTGCTTCCAGGTCTACTTCTGCCCGGAATCACCCCGCTGGCTGATTGAGCACAACAAGATACCCAAGGCCTTCAAGTCCTTCCGCGTTCTGCGCAACACCGACCTCCAAGCCGCCCGCGATCTGTACTACGCGTATGTTGGCGTCCAACTCGAGCGCGAGATCAACAAAGGGAAGAACTTCTTCACCATGTTCCTAGAGCTATTCACTGTCCCGCGTAATCGGCGCGCCACGCTAGCCAGCTGGATCGTCATGTTTTTGCAGCAGTTCTGCGGCGTGAACGTGATTGCTTACTACTCTACCAGCATATTTTTGAATTCGGGATACACGGTACAAGAAGCCCTGCTTGCGTCTATGGGGACGGGCATTTTGAACTGGGTTTTTGCCATCCCGGCCTTTCTCACCATAGACACATGGGGCCGACGGAacctcttgctcttcacaTTCCCGTTTCTTTCCATATGGCTCCTGTGGGCGGGTTTCTCGTTTTGGATCGAGTCGAACATCCCCACTAGTCGTAAACGAGTGGCCATGGTCACGACGGGAATGTACCTCTTCGAGGTCTTTTACTCGCCTGGCGAGGGGCCCGTGCCGTTTACCTACTCCGCCGAGGCGTTCCCGCTGCATGTCCGGGAGGTCGGCATGTCTTGGGCGACAGCCACAACGTGGTGCTTCAATTTCATTCTGTCATTTACTTGGCCGATGCTGGAGCGGGCGTTTAAACCGCAGGGTGCATTCGGCTGGTACGCCGCTTGGTGTTTGATTGGATGGTGGCTGGTTTTGCTGTTTGTGCCAGAAACAAAAGGTACCTCCATCACCATTACTGACCTTATCCTCACAAATGAGTACATTCTGACACACTTAGAACTCACCCTTGAGGAACTCGACCGCGTCTTCTCGGTGAAAACGCGCCGCCACGCAAGGTACCAGCTCCGAAACGCCGTCTGGCATTTCCGCACCTGGGTGCTTCGGCACAAACTCGAGCCGATGCCTAAATTGTATGAGGAGCCGGATTCGCCGACCACGCCGTCACCACCGGATGTGGAGGTGGAGCCCAAAGTGCGCTCAGAGAATGTGGAGAATGTCGGTGCATAG